In a single window of the Streptomyces sp. NBC_00353 genome:
- a CDS encoding cellulase family glycosylhydrolase — protein sequence MRTTRSTTRKSPVTALLAALATLLGIVVLGTLSPTTAHAQSADDLATGLHISDGRLLEGNGNDFIMRGVNHAHTWYPGETQSLADIKALGANTVRVVLSDGHRWSENSPADVAAIVAQCKANRLICVLEVHDTTGYGEDAAAGTLDHAADYWIGLQGVLAGEESYVVINIGNEPWGNTNPEGWTAPTIAAVQKLRNAGFEHTIMVDAPNWGQDWQGVMRANAQSVYDADPTGNLIFSIHMYSVYNTAQKVTDYLHAFVDAGLPILIGEFGGPADQYGDPDEDTMMATAEQLRLGYLAWSWSGNTDPILDLAIDFDPSRLSSWGQRIFNGVNGVAQTSREATVYAGGNPGDTHAPSAAGTPTASAVAVTSVTLTWTAATDDVGVTGYDIVRVSGGSETTVAASATNTATVSGLDAETAYTFAVYARDAAGNRSARSATVSVTTDKGGSTPGVGCSVGYRVVGEWPDGFQGEITIRNTGATTINGWTLAFAFANGQTVTNMWGGSPTQNGASVSVAPASYTSTIPASGSVTVGFTAAKGATSAAPTAFTLSGTNCAMA from the coding sequence GTGAGAACAACAAGAAGTACGACACGAAAGAGCCCCGTCACCGCCCTACTGGCCGCACTGGCCACCCTCCTCGGGATCGTCGTTCTCGGCACCCTCAGCCCGACCACCGCCCACGCACAGTCGGCCGACGACCTCGCCACCGGCCTCCACATCAGTGACGGCCGCTTACTCGAAGGCAACGGCAACGACTTCATCATGCGCGGCGTCAACCACGCCCACACCTGGTACCCGGGCGAGACCCAGTCGCTGGCCGACATCAAGGCGTTGGGTGCCAACACCGTCCGCGTCGTCCTCTCCGACGGCCACCGCTGGAGCGAGAACAGCCCCGCGGACGTGGCCGCCATCGTCGCCCAGTGCAAGGCCAACCGGCTCATCTGCGTACTGGAGGTGCACGACACCACCGGCTACGGCGAGGACGCCGCGGCCGGCACGCTCGACCACGCCGCCGACTACTGGATCGGCCTCCAGGGCGTACTCGCCGGCGAAGAGAGCTACGTCGTCATCAACATCGGCAACGAGCCCTGGGGCAACACCAACCCCGAGGGCTGGACCGCGCCCACGATCGCCGCCGTCCAGAAACTGCGGAACGCCGGGTTCGAGCACACGATCATGGTGGATGCGCCCAACTGGGGCCAGGACTGGCAAGGGGTCATGCGCGCCAACGCCCAGTCCGTCTACGACGCCGACCCCACCGGCAACCTGATCTTCTCGATCCACATGTACAGCGTCTACAACACCGCCCAGAAGGTCACCGACTACCTGCATGCCTTCGTCGACGCCGGACTTCCCATCCTCATCGGTGAGTTCGGGGGTCCCGCCGACCAGTACGGCGACCCGGACGAGGACACCATGATGGCCACCGCCGAGCAGCTCCGGCTCGGCTACCTGGCATGGTCCTGGAGCGGCAACACCGACCCGATCCTCGACCTGGCGATCGACTTCGATCCCAGCAGGCTCAGCTCCTGGGGTCAGCGCATCTTCAACGGCGTCAACGGCGTCGCCCAGACCTCGCGGGAGGCCACCGTCTACGCGGGCGGCAACCCCGGCGACACTCACGCCCCGTCCGCTGCCGGCACCCCGACCGCCTCCGCCGTGGCCGTCACCTCCGTCACCCTCACCTGGACCGCCGCCACCGACGACGTCGGCGTCACCGGCTACGACATCGTCCGCGTCAGCGGCGGCTCCGAGACCACGGTCGCCGCCTCCGCCACCAACACCGCCACCGTGAGCGGCCTCGACGCCGAAACGGCGTACACCTTCGCCGTCTACGCCCGCGACGCGGCCGGGAACCGTTCGGCCCGCTCGGCCACGGTGAGCGTGACCACCGACAAGGGCGGCAGCACCCCCGGCGTGGGCTGCTCCGTCGGCTACCGGGTTGTCGGCGAGTGGCCCGACGGCTTCCAGGGCGAGATCACCATCCGCAACACCGGCGCCACCACCATCAACGGTTGGACGCTCGCCTTCGCCTTCGCCAACGGCCAGACCGTCACCAACATGTGGGGAGGGTCCCCCACCCAGAACGGCGCCAGCGTGAGCGTCGCTCCCGCCTCCTACACCTCCACCATCCCCGCCAGCGGCTCGGTCACCGTCGGCTTCACCGCCGCCAAGGGCGCCACCAGCGCGGCCCCGACCGCGTTCACCCTCAGCGGCACCAACTGCGCCATGGCCTGA
- a CDS encoding DUF1998 domain-containing protein, translated as MGPVPPRTRRRGLPSAPARTVRKLGEIRRAQLITTYGVGAMIAVENESFLIRGIDSWDISEAPFISEPRLARQLGVSGFRMPPAPDPDSARDGVRAVRFPEMYSCPHCHQLQPFRKFNSPAGRAECSTCQESLVPSRFVIACTHGHLEDFPYWKWVHRGNRMGSGICGGQLTFQADGSTASLRAVLIGCSCGVEKVSMEGSFRRQALRDLGIRCGGHSPWLKDAPVESCQEPPRTLQRGSSSVWFPVMYSALSIPPWSQGIAKLVAPFYDALKDEDPASIKSYVRIVKLLRHHPNYTEDDVVAEVEQRRAAEVASAEAIDGTEVAKRAVDYRRELYEGEYRSLSKPHPEVAEEEQEFVCEPPITPIDALRSSHGLAQVMLVKRLREVRALQSFRRVEEPSPADSQLRQAAISLTKPSWLPAFEVSGEGVFVRLDPERLRSWEEQPEQVARAARIRENHERLLSARAGDSDKLVPPSPATPRFLLLHALAHSLINEWSLDGGYPAASLRERLYSDEDMAGVLIYTATSDSAGSLGGVVAQGEPDRLAETLRAALHRASWCSNDPLCMESETSGADSLNIAACHACMLLPETSCENNNILLDRAALVGTPDGRVRGFFTR; from the coding sequence ATGGGCCCCGTCCCGCCCCGTACCCGTCGCCGCGGCCTCCCGTCTGCTCCGGCACGTACCGTCCGCAAGCTCGGCGAGATCCGACGCGCCCAGCTCATCACTACGTACGGCGTCGGAGCCATGATCGCGGTGGAGAACGAGTCCTTCCTCATCCGCGGCATCGACTCGTGGGACATCTCCGAGGCGCCCTTCATCTCGGAGCCCCGGCTGGCCCGGCAGCTGGGTGTCTCCGGGTTCCGGATGCCACCGGCTCCCGATCCCGACTCGGCACGGGACGGCGTACGAGCGGTGCGCTTCCCGGAGATGTACTCATGCCCTCATTGCCATCAGTTGCAGCCTTTCCGTAAGTTCAACTCGCCAGCCGGACGAGCTGAGTGCTCGACCTGCCAGGAGAGCTTGGTCCCGTCCCGCTTCGTGATCGCTTGCACGCACGGACATCTGGAGGACTTCCCCTACTGGAAATGGGTTCACCGGGGCAACCGGATGGGTTCCGGGATCTGCGGAGGCCAACTGACTTTTCAGGCCGACGGCTCGACCGCATCGCTGCGTGCCGTGCTGATCGGTTGCAGTTGCGGGGTGGAAAAGGTGTCCATGGAGGGGTCGTTCCGACGCCAGGCCCTTCGGGACCTCGGCATCCGGTGCGGTGGTCATAGCCCTTGGCTCAAGGACGCCCCGGTGGAGAGCTGCCAGGAACCACCGCGCACACTCCAGCGAGGTTCGTCTTCAGTCTGGTTCCCTGTCATGTACTCGGCACTGTCCATCCCGCCGTGGAGTCAGGGCATCGCCAAACTCGTCGCACCGTTCTACGACGCTCTCAAGGACGAGGACCCCGCCTCCATCAAGTCGTACGTTCGCATCGTGAAGCTGCTGCGTCACCACCCGAACTACACCGAGGACGATGTGGTCGCCGAGGTCGAGCAGAGGCGTGCGGCCGAAGTCGCCTCTGCGGAAGCGATCGATGGTACGGAGGTCGCAAAGCGCGCCGTCGACTACCGGCGGGAACTGTACGAGGGTGAGTACCGAAGCCTTTCCAAACCACACCCAGAGGTTGCCGAAGAGGAACAGGAGTTCGTCTGCGAGCCCCCCATCACTCCGATCGATGCTCTGCGCTCGTCCCACGGGCTGGCCCAGGTGATGTTGGTCAAGCGGCTGCGCGAGGTACGGGCACTGCAGTCGTTCCGGCGCGTGGAGGAACCGAGTCCGGCCGACTCTCAGCTGCGCCAGGCAGCGATCTCGCTGACAAAGCCGAGTTGGCTTCCGGCTTTCGAAGTGAGCGGTGAGGGCGTGTTCGTTCGCCTCGACCCGGAGCGGCTTCGGAGCTGGGAGGAGCAACCGGAACAGGTCGCTCGCGCCGCCCGGATCCGCGAGAACCACGAGAGGCTGCTGTCAGCACGGGCGGGCGACTCGGACAAGCTGGTTCCTCCTTCACCCGCCACACCCCGCTTCCTCCTTCTGCACGCCTTGGCTCACTCACTGATCAACGAGTGGAGCCTGGACGGCGGCTACCCCGCCGCATCCCTGCGTGAGCGGCTCTACAGCGACGAAGACATGGCGGGCGTGCTGATCTACACGGCCACCAGCGACTCCGCCGGCAGCCTCGGCGGCGTCGTCGCGCAGGGTGAACCGGACCGTCTCGCAGAGACCCTCCGGGCCGCTCTACACAGAGCGAGCTGGTGCTCGAACGACCCCCTGTGCATGGAGTCGGAGACGAGCGGTGCGGACAGCCTGAACATCGCCGCCTGTCACGCCTGCATGTTGCTCCCCGAGACGAGCTGCGAAAACAACAACATCCTGCTCGACCGGGCAGCCTTGGTCGGGACACCGGATGGTCGGGTGCGGGGCTTCTTCACTCGCTGA
- a CDS encoding helicase-related protein yields the protein MSESTHQAHYEVRDSLLDALRKDLLGPVGGVDEVLTDDAPITMYPVGVLFPRSRVDRSDNSSRTGTTEQGELESERDGLDAVPLGARREVEEGTGDLGVSLSNVRMPSSIGLTFAVDPAVSARIRLTVRTAVYLPEDAEGKPVAAKRTEARSTKAQREHWRRSALRIEPVRVDVTQVGLLDPFVLHPGLELRVLVRPRSTSGGTVTVTATVVNNLEVGQYDLRDAHCFYQPTLTVTAEDGDSPAFVARPATLGAVDSEQALSRLLHRHVPTFATGHGCAAHWDWTPPPVGSVSTDRPTVTALRTEFVPSHEVLLTDSNPGIDDKPLTMYRLGTDPSHEVVSALRAVLTGYERWIETQEDQARLLRDTEDGKTAADQVLLCRHALRRMREGVDLLADSEQPDILRAFQLANLAMADQRARTVWIKGGRSGQPDEQAGRWRPFQISFMLLCLAGIVDPDHKDREVSDLLWFPTGGGKTEAYLGLIAFTTFLRRLRDGEAGAGVTVLMRYTLRLLTLQQFERAAALICAMDLLRAADPARLGHEEISIGMWVGRSATPNTLAVTEGKLADLMRNENLQLQTENPVQLRNCPWCGAPLRPRDYAVDSDAKRMTVNCPSGSCDFHRGLPVHLVDEAVYAHRPTLVIATVDKFASMPWRPASAALFNRDVDGVRPPELIVQDELHLISGPLGTLTGLYETAVDALAERPKVIASTATIRRADEQGTRLFARSVEQFPPGGLDARDSWFAVETPRERKAARCYVGILTSSTSQATLLIRVYAALLHRAHTHDASPEVTDAYWTLVGYFNSLRLLSAAELQVLDDVQERLGHLAVRDGLKARRADALTELSSRANASDISRRLKDVERRLPSPEVLDVLLATNMISVGVDVDRLGLMAVMGQPQTTAEYIQATSRVGRQHPGLVAIMLNSTRSRDRSHYEDFQGFHSALYREVESTSVTPFSARARDRGLHSVVVALARLMLPAARANEAAARVEDFHTELREQVGKVLLNRVSAVESTELEATTAAFEEFIEWWRDEALARPNLVYEAPRGSRGPALLANYDDEAADVSPWKTLWSLRDVDASSTFFEER from the coding sequence ATGAGCGAGTCGACTCACCAAGCGCATTACGAGGTGCGCGATTCGCTCCTCGACGCCCTGCGGAAGGACCTGCTCGGTCCCGTCGGCGGTGTGGACGAGGTGCTTACGGATGACGCGCCGATCACCATGTACCCGGTCGGGGTGCTCTTCCCACGATCACGGGTGGACCGGTCCGACAACTCTTCCCGGACCGGCACGACCGAGCAGGGTGAGCTGGAGTCCGAGCGGGACGGGCTCGATGCAGTACCACTCGGCGCCCGCCGGGAAGTCGAGGAAGGAACCGGCGATCTGGGTGTCTCGCTGTCGAACGTACGGATGCCGTCGTCCATCGGCCTGACTTTCGCTGTGGACCCGGCCGTGTCCGCCCGGATTCGGTTGACCGTACGCACTGCCGTCTACCTCCCCGAGGACGCCGAAGGAAAGCCGGTGGCCGCGAAGCGGACCGAGGCTCGCAGCACGAAGGCCCAGAGGGAGCATTGGCGGCGCTCCGCCCTGCGGATCGAACCGGTCCGCGTGGACGTCACACAAGTCGGTCTACTCGATCCCTTCGTTCTTCACCCGGGGCTGGAGCTGCGTGTGCTGGTCCGCCCCAGGTCCACGTCGGGCGGGACCGTGACCGTGACGGCCACGGTCGTCAACAATCTTGAGGTCGGACAGTACGACCTCCGCGACGCGCACTGCTTCTACCAGCCGACGCTGACTGTTACGGCAGAGGACGGCGACAGCCCGGCTTTCGTGGCGCGGCCGGCCACCCTGGGTGCGGTCGACTCGGAACAGGCGCTGAGCAGGCTCCTGCACCGCCATGTGCCGACCTTCGCTACCGGCCACGGGTGCGCGGCGCATTGGGATTGGACACCGCCTCCGGTGGGATCCGTTTCGACCGATCGTCCGACGGTCACCGCCCTACGGACCGAATTCGTTCCCTCCCACGAAGTGTTGCTGACGGATTCCAACCCCGGGATCGACGACAAACCACTGACCATGTACCGGCTGGGAACCGACCCGTCCCATGAGGTCGTGTCGGCGCTTCGCGCTGTGCTGACAGGATACGAACGGTGGATCGAGACCCAGGAGGATCAAGCTCGTCTGCTGCGGGACACGGAAGACGGCAAGACCGCGGCCGATCAGGTACTGCTCTGCAGGCATGCACTACGCCGGATGCGTGAAGGCGTGGATCTGCTGGCGGACTCCGAACAGCCGGACATTTTGCGGGCGTTCCAGCTGGCGAACCTCGCGATGGCCGACCAGCGGGCGCGCACAGTGTGGATCAAGGGTGGCAGGTCCGGCCAACCGGACGAGCAGGCCGGACGGTGGCGACCCTTCCAGATCTCCTTCATGCTTCTCTGCCTCGCCGGAATCGTCGATCCGGACCACAAGGACCGAGAGGTCTCGGACCTGCTGTGGTTCCCCACAGGTGGCGGCAAGACGGAGGCATACCTCGGGCTGATCGCCTTCACCACCTTCCTGCGGCGGTTGCGGGACGGGGAGGCCGGGGCAGGCGTCACCGTGCTCATGCGGTACACGCTCCGGCTGCTCACCCTCCAGCAGTTCGAGCGGGCCGCGGCACTGATCTGCGCCATGGACCTGCTACGGGCCGCCGACCCGGCAAGGCTCGGGCACGAGGAGATCTCCATCGGCATGTGGGTGGGCCGTTCGGCGACCCCCAACACGCTGGCGGTCACCGAAGGCAAACTGGCGGACCTCATGCGCAACGAGAACCTCCAGTTGCAGACCGAGAACCCGGTCCAACTGCGGAACTGCCCATGGTGTGGCGCACCGCTGCGCCCGCGGGACTACGCGGTCGATAGTGATGCCAAACGCATGACGGTGAATTGCCCCTCCGGTAGTTGCGACTTCCACCGGGGGCTGCCGGTGCACCTCGTCGACGAGGCCGTCTACGCCCATCGTCCGACCTTGGTCATCGCGACGGTCGACAAGTTCGCCTCAATGCCCTGGCGGCCCGCGTCTGCGGCTTTGTTCAACCGGGACGTGGACGGGGTCCGGCCGCCCGAACTCATCGTTCAGGATGAGCTCCACCTGATCTCGGGACCGCTCGGCACGCTCACCGGCCTGTACGAGACAGCCGTGGACGCCCTGGCGGAACGCCCCAAGGTCATCGCCTCGACGGCGACCATCCGACGCGCCGACGAGCAGGGCACCCGACTCTTCGCCCGTTCGGTGGAGCAATTTCCTCCCGGCGGCCTCGACGCACGAGACTCCTGGTTCGCCGTGGAGACACCACGCGAGCGCAAGGCAGCCCGCTGCTACGTCGGCATACTGACCTCCAGCACAAGCCAGGCCACCTTGCTGATCCGGGTCTACGCGGCCCTGCTCCACAGGGCGCACACCCACGATGCCTCACCTGAGGTGACGGACGCTTACTGGACTCTGGTCGGCTACTTCAACAGCTTGCGTCTGCTTTCGGCGGCAGAGCTCCAGGTCCTCGACGACGTCCAGGAGCGACTGGGTCACCTCGCAGTACGGGACGGGCTCAAGGCGCGTCGCGCAGACGCTCTCACGGAATTGAGCAGCCGGGCGAACGCCAGTGACATCTCCCGCCGGCTCAAGGACGTGGAGCGCCGACTCCCGAGCCCGGAAGTCCTGGACGTACTGCTCGCTACCAATATGATCTCTGTCGGTGTCGACGTGGACCGGCTCGGACTGATGGCCGTGATGGGGCAACCGCAGACCACTGCCGAGTACATCCAGGCAACGAGTCGCGTGGGTCGACAACACCCTGGCCTCGTCGCCATCATGCTCAACTCCACTCGCTCCAGGGATCGTTCGCACTACGAGGACTTTCAGGGCTTCCACTCCGCCCTGTACCGCGAGGTGGAGTCCACGAGCGTCACGCCGTTCTCCGCCCGGGCCCGTGACCGAGGACTGCACTCCGTGGTGGTGGCTCTAGCTCGGTTGATGCTGCCTGCCGCACGGGCCAACGAAGCGGCAGCACGTGTTGAGGACTTCCACACCGAACTCCGCGAGCAGGTCGGCAAGGTCCTGCTGAACCGGGTTTCGGCGGTCGAGTCGACCGAGCTCGAAGCCACCACCGCGGCTTTCGAGGAGTTCATCGAGTGGTGGCGGGACGAGGCGCTGGCCCGCCCGAACCTCGTGTACGAGGCTCCACGTGGCTCTCGCGGGCCCGCCCTGTTGGCCAACTACGACGACGAGGCGGCCGACGTGTCGCCGTGGAAGACACTGTGGAGTCTGCGAGACGTAGACGCCTCGTCCACCTTCTTCGAGGAGCGCTGA
- a CDS encoding UvrD-helicase domain-containing protein translates to MTAAPLTEHRLTPAQQAVVDQPWDARVLVTAGAGAGKTHTLVRRLDVLVEREELEAGEILVLSFSRAAVRELTERIERHAAAAQRIRVQTFDGWAAALLNRAYPDVDWGTYTYDGRIEAATEAIDKGAVEGGEYVPAHVVIDEVQDLVGVRREMVEALLDRFQENSGFTVVGDSAQSVYGFQVSDPDQRAEETDRFLEWVRATFGEDLVELHLGDNFRARSEAARMALPYGSSLQRLPRDRAAAGGEAERIHGDLRALLLSTPNFGSLEDQFVLAALRDYPDTTAILCRDNGQALTLSGILAEADVPHTLQRSARERSAPVWITELLASTGTTALTRERFEELVVDLRIPAGSVPEALWRSVRKVARGRGRGTLDVVALHRALAEGRLPDELTAAQSSSLVISTMHRAKGLEFDRVLIVEPRVLKEPPPVRKKKYDYDPAAETRLLYVAMTRARDDLYVLDAPNSWLIRKDKRIDRWYLGGRSSWARNGIELIGSDVSHEQPPGTEGFQQDAEELQRHLVTDVAAGAEAELVLLHGIPVASDQSPPYAVVAGGRQIAVVSERFRTDLHRMLRRTSHSEVDRWPPLITDLRVDCVESVAGSPAATEGAGLGTHGAWVAPRLCGLGRFRWYADESEGNEG, encoded by the coding sequence GTGACCGCCGCCCCTCTCACCGAACACCGGCTCACCCCCGCACAACAAGCCGTGGTGGACCAGCCCTGGGACGCCCGAGTGCTGGTCACGGCCGGGGCTGGCGCCGGAAAGACGCATACCCTCGTGCGGCGGCTCGACGTCTTGGTGGAGCGCGAAGAACTGGAGGCCGGGGAGATCCTGGTACTCAGCTTCTCCCGCGCCGCCGTACGCGAGCTCACGGAGCGGATCGAGCGGCATGCTGCCGCCGCACAGCGGATTCGCGTCCAGACCTTCGACGGCTGGGCCGCTGCACTGCTCAACCGCGCCTACCCGGACGTGGACTGGGGGACTTACACCTACGACGGCCGCATCGAGGCCGCCACCGAGGCAATCGACAAGGGGGCGGTCGAGGGCGGCGAGTACGTGCCGGCCCATGTGGTGATCGACGAGGTCCAGGACCTCGTCGGCGTCCGTCGGGAGATGGTCGAGGCGCTGCTCGACCGGTTTCAGGAGAACAGCGGGTTCACCGTGGTGGGGGATTCGGCTCAATCCGTGTACGGGTTCCAGGTGTCCGATCCGGATCAGCGGGCCGAGGAGACCGACCGCTTCCTCGAGTGGGTGCGTGCCACGTTCGGCGAGGACCTGGTGGAGCTTCACCTGGGCGACAACTTCCGCGCCCGTAGCGAAGCGGCTCGGATGGCTCTGCCCTACGGCTCCTCGTTGCAGCGCCTGCCCCGCGACAGGGCGGCGGCCGGCGGCGAGGCGGAGCGCATCCACGGTGACCTGCGTGCGCTGTTGCTGTCGACGCCGAACTTCGGGAGCTTGGAAGACCAGTTCGTCCTGGCGGCCTTGCGCGACTATCCCGACACCACCGCCATCCTGTGCCGCGACAACGGCCAGGCATTGACATTGTCCGGCATCCTGGCCGAAGCCGACGTCCCGCACACGCTGCAGCGTTCGGCCCGCGAGCGCTCCGCCCCTGTCTGGATCACCGAACTCCTCGCCTCGACCGGTACGACCGCTCTCACCCGGGAACGCTTCGAGGAACTGGTGGTCGACCTGCGGATACCGGCCGGAAGCGTGCCGGAGGCGCTGTGGCGGTCGGTACGAAAAGTAGCGCGGGGCCGTGGTCGAGGAACTCTCGATGTCGTCGCGCTCCACCGCGCGCTCGCCGAAGGCAGACTGCCTGATGAACTCACCGCGGCTCAGTCTTCCTCGCTCGTGATATCGACCATGCACCGGGCCAAGGGCTTGGAGTTCGACCGGGTCCTGATCGTCGAACCACGCGTTCTGAAGGAGCCGCCCCCGGTCCGGAAGAAGAAGTACGACTATGACCCGGCCGCGGAGACCCGGCTGCTGTATGTGGCCATGACGCGGGCTCGGGACGACCTCTACGTTTTGGACGCACCCAACTCGTGGCTCATCCGGAAGGACAAGAGGATCGACCGCTGGTACCTGGGCGGTCGTAGCTCTTGGGCCCGTAACGGGATCGAGCTGATCGGTTCGGACGTGTCCCATGAGCAGCCCCCGGGCACGGAGGGATTTCAACAGGACGCCGAGGAGCTTCAGCGCCACCTGGTGACCGATGTCGCCGCCGGTGCCGAGGCGGAGCTCGTCCTGTTGCACGGCATCCCTGTCGCCTCCGACCAGTCGCCTCCGTACGCAGTAGTGGCCGGTGGCCGACAGATCGCGGTGGTGTCCGAGCGCTTCCGAACCGACCTGCACCGAATGCTGCGTCGCACCTCACACTCCGAGGTCGATCGATGGCCGCCGTTGATCACCGACCTCAGGGTCGACTGCGTGGAAAGTGTGGCGGGCAGTCCCGCCGCCACCGAGGGCGCGGGACTGGGTACGCACGGCGCTTGGGTCGCACCCCGGTTGTGCGGCCTGGGGCGCTTCCGCTGGTACGCGGACGAATCGGAAGGGAACGAAGGATGA